From the Primulina tabacum isolate GXHZ01 chromosome 3, ASM2559414v2, whole genome shotgun sequence genome, one window contains:
- the LOC142540801 gene encoding putative calcium-transporting ATPase 11, plasma membrane-type — protein sequence MDKLIPKEFDLLHKDRSEEAQRLWRKAVGKLVKNRRRRFRYAADLEKRSEAKDQMRKLGDNIRVCFVAYTAALRFIHGGVHGIKIPAEDGTNSSESLEEDTGVEIQNGLPEEARLAGFNVHPDKIATIVASYDIKTLRKLKGVEGLANRLNVTLDKGVDSNDVDIRKNVYGPNRYTEKPPKSFLTFVWEALQDLTLIILIVCAVVSIGVGVATEGLPKGMYDGVGILLSICLVVMVTAISDYKQSLQFKELDKEKKKVFIQVIREGFRQKISIYDLVVGDVVHLSIGDLVPADGIFISGHNLLIDQSSLTGESVPINIYEERPFLLAGSKVQDGSGKMLVTTVGMRTEWGKLMETLSEGGEDETPLQVKLNGVATVIGKIGLVFALTTFIVLTVRFLVEKKLRHEFTKWSSHDALQLLNYFATAVTIIVVAVPEGLPLAVTLSLAFAMKKLMNDKALVRRLSACETMGSATCICTDKTGTLTTNHMVVSKIWICGRAKEVDNSGGKDTLDSDISENVLNFLLQAIFNNTGSEVVKNKDGKSSIMGTPTETAILEYGMLLGGDFDEQRRQCQLLKVEPFNSEKKTMSVLVDLPDDKVRAFCKGASEIILKMCDNGINADGETVPLSSEQINNIMDVINDFSCEALRTLCLAFKDIDDGSKANKIPSSGYTLIAVVGIKDPVRPGVKEAVKTCFAAGITVRMVTGDNINTAKAIAKECGIFTDFDLAVEGPDFRNKTSEEMSQDIPKLKVMARSSPTDKHILVRTSRSILKEVVAVTGDGTNDAPALHEADIGLAMGISGTEVAKESADVIVLDDNFATIVNVAKWGRSVYINIQKFVQFQLTVNIVALMINFVSACISGSAPLTAVQLLWVNLIMDTLGALALATEPPNDELMKRPPVLRTENFITVNMWRNIIGHSIYQLAVLLVLNFLGKQILGLQGSDATAVLNTFIFNTFVFCQVFNEINSRDIEKINIFSGLFGNWIFLGIIACTVAFQVIIVEFLGTFAGTVPLNWQLWLTSVLLGAVSMPIAVILKCIPVDRKTAMATRQHDGYDPLPSSPDIA from the exons AGACCGCTCTGAAGAAGCGCAGAGGCTATGGCGGAAGGCCGTCGGGAAACTGGTGAAGAACCGCCGCCGCCGATTCCGGTACGCCGCCGATCTCGAGAAACGATCAGAAGCTAAGGATCAAATGCGGAAACTCGGA GACAATATACGGGTTTGTTTTGTGGCTTATACCGCGGCACTCAGGTTTATTCACG GAGGTGTGCATGGTATAAAAATTCCCGCTGAAGATGGTACGAACTCAAGTGAGTCCCTAGAAGAAGATACAGGGGTAGAAATTCAAAATGGACTCCCAGAAGAAGCTAGACTTGCAGGGTTTAATGTGCACCCCGATAAGATTGCAACTATTGTTGCTTCCTATGATATCAAGACCTTAAGAAAACTCAAAGGAGTAGAAGGGCTTGCAAATAGATTGAATGTTACTCTAGATAAAGGAGTCGATTCGAATGATGTTGATAtcagaaaaaatgtttatggtCCCAACCGATACACCGAGAAGCCCCCTAAAAGTTTTTTGACGTTTGTGTGGGAGGCTCTGCAGGATTTAACTCTTATCATCCTTATAGTTTGTGCTGTGGTTTCTATTGGAGTGGGAGTTGCCACTGAAGGGTTGCCCAAAGGCATGTATGATGGCGTTGGAATTTTACTTAGCATATGCTTGGTGGTCATGGTTACTGCAATCAGTGACTACAAGCAATCACTACagttcaaggagttggacaAGGAAAAGAAGAAGGTTTTTATCCAGGTCATTAGAGAAGGATTTCGTCAAAAAATCTCTATATATGACTTGGTTGTTGGAGATGTTGTTCATCTATCTATTGGAGACCTGGTTCCTGCAGATGGAATATTTATATCAGGACACAACTTATTGATTGATCAATCAAGCTTGACCGGTGAAAGTGTGCCAATAAATATATATGAAGAGAGACCTTTTCTTTTGGCAGGATCAAAAGTGCAAGATGGGTCAGGTAAGATGTTGGTGACTACTGTTGGTATGAGAACTGAATGGGGAAAGTTGATGGAAACACTAAGTGAGGGTGGTGAAGATGAGACCCCACTTCAGGTGAAGCTAAACGGTGTCGCTACAGTTATTGGTAAAATTGGACTGGTATTTGCTCTTACAACTTTCATAGTCCTGACGGTCAGATTTTTGGTCGAAAAAAAGCTTCGCCACGAATTTACAAAATGGTCTTCCCATGACGCTCTACAGCTTTTGAATTACTTTGCCACTGCTGTTACTATAATTGTTGTTGCAGTTCCAGAGGGATTGCCCCTAGCCGTGACACTAAGTCTTGCGTTTGCCATGAAGAAGTTAATGAATGACAAAGCTCTGGTGAGACGTTTATCTGCCTGTGAGACTATGGGTTCTGCTACATGCATTTGCACTGACAAAACAGGCACATTGACAACAAACCATATGGTTGTAAGTAAAATATGGATTTGTGGAAGAGCAAAAGAGGTAGACAACAGTGGAGGCAAGGATACACTtgattcagatatatcagaaaatGTATTAAATTTTCTCTTGCAAGCAATATTCAACAATACAGGTTCTGAGGTGGTCAAGAATAAAGATGGGAAGAGTTCGATTATGGGCACACCAACAGAAACAGCAATACTAGAGTATGGAATGCTCTTGGGTGGTGATTTTGACGAGCAACGTCGGCAGTGCCAATTGTTGAAGGTTGAACCTTTTAATTCAGAAAAGAAAACGATGTCGGTGCTTGTAGATCTTCCAGATGACAAGGTCAGAGCATTTTGTAAAGGTGCATctgaaattatattaaaaatgtgTGACAATGGAATTAATGCAGATGGAGAAACTGTTCCTTTGTCATCAGAACAAATTAACAATATCATGGATGTCATCAATGATTTCTCTTGTGAAGCTTTGCGTACACTATGCTTAGCATTTAAGGACATTGATGATGGCTCGAAGGCAAATAAAATCCCTAGTTCTGGCTATACGTTGATTGCAGTAGTGGGAATTAAGGATCCAGTTCGACCTGGTGTAAAAGAAGCAGTAAAAACTTGTTTTGCAGCTGGGATTACTGTACGCATGGTTACCGGTGATAATATTAATACAGCTAAAGCAATTGCGAAAGAGTGTGGAATATTCACCGACTTTGATCTTGCTGTTGAAGGACCAGATTTTCGCAACAAGACTTCAGAAGAGATGAGCCAAGATATACCAAAACTTAAG GTAATGGCTCGGTCATCGCCCACGGACAAGCACATTCTGGTAAGGACTTCCAGAAGCATTCTTAAAGAGGTTGTTGCAGTTACTGGTGATGGGACAAATGACGCCCCTGCTTTGCATGAGGCTGATATTGGACTTGCTATGGGCATTTCTGGAACAGAG GTTGCAAAAGAAAGCGCGGATGTGATTGTATTGGATGATAATTTTGCTACAATTGTAAACGTTGCAAAATGGGGACGATCTGTATACATCAACATACAGAAATTTGTGCAATTCCAGTTGACTGTTAATATTGTTGCCCTCATGATCAATTTTGTATCTGCATGTATCTCAG GATCAGCTCCTCTAACAGCAGTGCAATTGCTTTGGGTGAACCTAATTATGGACACTCTAGGTGCACTTGCACTAGCCACTGAACCACCAAATGATGAACTGATGAAGAGGCCTCCTGTTTTGAGGACCGAAAATTTTATCACCGTGAACATGTGGAGAAATATCATTGGTCATAGCATTTATCAGCTGGCTGTCTTGTTAGTCCTCAATTTTCTTGGGAAACAAATATTGGGACTCCAGGGTTCTGACGCCACTGCAGTATTGAATACTTTCATATTCAACACCTTCGTGTTTTGTCAG GTCTTCAATGAAATAAATAGCCGTGATATTGAGAAGATAAACATTTTCAGTGGACTGTTTGGAAACTGGATATTCTTAGGAATCATCGCGTGTACAGTGGCATTCCAAGTGATCATAGTTGAATTCTTGGGCACATTTGCTGGCACTGTACCTTTGAACTGGCAACTATGGTTAACAAGTGTTCTACTCGGTGCCGTCAGCATGCCTATTGCAGTTATTTTGAAGTGTATTCCGGTTGACAGAAAGACTGCCATGGCTACTCGACAACATGATGGTTATGATCCACTTCCAAGTAGTCCAGACATCGCCTAA